The nucleotide window AACTGATTAACAATTAGttaaccaaactcttcacttCCCTGCCTTTTTTGTGGTCCCTGGAGTCATAACACTATAATGCTTGAAGAGTCTTAGAGCATTTTCACAGCCTTCAGCCTGCTTTTCAATTTAAACAGTATTGCGTTTGACCCCTTCTTTCTGTTTACTTGCATCAGTTGGAAAGCAACAATAGAAGGCTTCCTCCAAGAACTTCACACTTCATAGCAGAAACGTTGCAATCTCATGGCTGCTTACATCTTTCTATgtgtttttttacaggacaAAATGTGGCAAAAGGCAACCATTGTATATGTGCTTATACTTGGTGAGTTGTGCCAGACAAAAATAACATAACACATTTTTGCAGTAAGGTAATATAAACTGATAACATTTTCGTTTCCTATATCACACTAAGCCATCGCACAATcagcttcaacaacaacaacaactgggGCAACAACTGAAACTGGGGCTACACAACCAACTACGACTGGaggaacacaatcaactacGACTGGaggaacacaatcaactacgaccggagaaacacaatcaactatgaATGGAGGAActcaatcaactacaactggagcaacacaatcaactgcaactggaggaacacaatcaactacaactggagcaacacaatcaactacaactggagaaacagaatcaactgcaactggagaaaCGCAAACGACACCAGCACCCACGCCTACAGCGACTCTATCagctacaactggagcaacacaatcagctacaactggagcaacacaatcaactataACTGGAGGAAcgcaatcaactacaactgcaGGAACACAATCAGCTATGAATGGAGGATCTcaatcaactacaacaacagcagcagaatcaACTGAAACTGGGGCTACACAATCAACCTCAACTGGAGAAACAgagtcaactgcaactggagaaaCGCAAACGACACCAGCACCCACGCCTACAGCGACTCTATCagctacaactggagcaacacaatcagctacaactggagcaacacaatcaactacaactggaggaacgcaatcaactacaactgcaGGAACACAATCAGCTATGAATGGAGGATctcaatcaactacaactacaGCAGCAGAATCAACTGAAACTGGGgctacacaatcaactacaactggtggaacacaatcaactatgaccagagaaacacaatcaactacaactggagcaacacaatcaactgcaactggaggaacacaatcaactacaactggagcaatacaatcaactacaactggagcaacacaatcaacctcaactggagcaacacaatcagctATGACTGGAGGAACTCAATCATCTACAACTACAGCAGCAGAATCAACTGAAACTGGGgctacacaatcaactacaccTGGTGGAACACAATCAACTATGACCGGAGAAACACAATCAACGACAACTGaagaaacacaatcaactacaactggagcaacacaatcaacgaCAACTGGAACAATGACTGAAGTAACACAAGAAGCCACATCCACTGTCCCTGCAGAAGTGGCCCCTACTACTACAAATACCCCAGCCCCTTCTACCCCTACTACCACCACAATGCCCACCACAACAACAGCGCCCATCACAACAACAGcgcccacaacaacaacaatgcccACCACAACAATAGCGCCCACCACAACAATAGCGCCCACCACAACAATAGcgcccaccacaacaacaatgcCCATCACAACAGCGCCCACCACAAGATCAGCGCCCACCACAACAACGGCCACAACAACTACAACTCCCGCTACAACTCAACCTCCTCGTCCAGCTCCAGTTATTGAGCTTGAAGTTGTCCTTGTCATAGTGTTTCAACAAGCTCTTACTGACCCACAGAGCACAGCATTCCAGACACAAGCAATGATAgttgaaaatgcagtaagtacCCCCACAATCAATGTTCCCTCTAAGCTGCGCGCGTGCGCGGACGCGCAGGCCAGTCGAAGTGGCCGCGCAACAGATTTTTCAGACCGCGCATATTTTTCAGACCgcacaaactatttttttttttcaggggttaaaaatgtgactatcaaacgcgatgtagcctagttaacaaacatttaaaatactaACATGTCTGACAACCAAATCGGATGTAGACAACGTTACAAACAAAGTATTCTTAAGGCTCTTGGCGGGTACCATGACGAAAAGAAAGGCTGAGCAGGTGCTCCAGAAAAAGGTCTgcctaacatttaaaaatgagtggctagatgaaatagtccaaactgacacaaaagatggtccaggtaggataaaactttcagagatatttacatatttgctCGGAGGCTAAAGCGAAAGGGGAGTTTGCTAGTGGTAAAACTTTGTCAGAGTGGAAGCTTGATTACCTAaagcaggggtgtccaaactacggcccgtCACGCACTTTTATCATAGATTTTGCCTGATAGGACATCATTGGCTATTCGCTTTTTTTCCCCAGCAACAGCGTTGGTAAACGTTacagcaaactgctttacactattcttagagaacgtttgcaatgtcaatgtcaaaacagcatgttacatagagattatACTCTTTATAATCTCCATTGCAATAGATCTAATTTATGTTATGTTACTCATTTGATTGGGAACGCATTTGAGCGTGCACAAAAGGgatccagctggcttgtcattgttgataaccgATATCTCCATTTTATAAGAAACGATTAAAATAAAAACGCAAAGAGTAATGCACTCCTGAGCATTATAATAAACTGTGAGAAGGCCATAGGCACAGCAGtgcgccggcaagagtcttaaagtgacagtgcaccattctaaatgaattaaacagcatcatattaaccgtctttaacaaaattactttatcattattgtcatgttaatatatatatagggggggggggggcgctcagaaaaaaaaacttttgctcAGTGCTGAAAAATATTAGAGGGAACATTGCCCACAATtatattgaaaagaaaaaaagaaacaattatGTTGACACAATGTAAAAAAGAATACTGTAATTGAATACTGCCATGAATAGTCCATGATAACTAAACATGTTAATAAAGTAAACAAAATAAGGTTTGGGATGTTAACCATAATATAGATAGTAGTTCAGCTTTCTTGAAACATCTTGCTTTTGTTGTTATGTGCAGTGTAACTTGATCTATCGACGGCGTTTTGGAATCTTCTTTGAAGAATGCATTGTGAGAGGATTCAGGTAAATTCAGCATCACATcttcaaacacattttaaaaaggcattTGTTGAGATCAAGGTAAATACTTTGACTTTGATCTTGTTGTCAAAatactttgactttgaccttgTACAGGTTGGTTTCTCGAAACCGAATGgacaatgttgagacagatgttgACCTTGTGTTTGATACTGATTCAACGGAACCCCTCCCATCAAATGCAGATGTTGTGGAGACCTTGCGTACTGCCATAAATGACTCTAATTCAGGCTTTAATCTGACTGTGCTTCCCGGATCCATttctgtgacaagtgagaacATTTGGTTGCAAGATCATTTACAGTGATATTCACAACTatgaaaaaatatgaaaaatcaTTAGTGTTGCATAGTATCTCATTTAACGTTATACTGTCCTTATTCACtgatgggtgtgtatgtgcttctGGTACTTTTCCAGGTGCCCCCCGCTCAAGAAGCACTCCCCAGTTCGGCACCAACGAAACATTTACTGCCGATCTTTCAAATTCCAGTTCCGATGCCTTCCGTGCCAGATCCACCCTCATTAAAGCAGAGGTAATAGCTACATTGCAAAAAAGATTTGTCTGATGACTGTTTGTGGAATTATTGGCTTTGTCACTTTaaccttgttttttttgttgtttgttttgttttgtgactTATTTAGCTTGAGCCGTTTTTCTTGCAAGACTTTGAATCAGATTTCATCAGGCTTACCCCAACAAGCTTCAGGTGACTAACAAACTATATATTCCTACTGCATAAAAGATCACAtctgtagatacagtatgtagatatttgtctgtgtgtttgtacagtatgtgtgcatgcagatgtCTTCATGTCTATcagttaaaggagtcctagaattcaaaaccacattcaccttgttcctgttgaatttaggctgcgagcagtgtccaaaggacaacaccaaagactttaccgcgtcccccgcctgctttcgtatgcaaattaggaaatagaaacagccgtgttgaaatgctccaatctgaacagagctcagataacacgtaataggcgcccatccccctttagatacacccctctcatttgcataccttcgattaataattcttgttaaactgctcttacgatgctagtatctagatatgtggtctatggcagagacgttgtaatgctagcgttattacagctaactttggagagttactatactaagaaatgtagcctactgataaaacttaccaatctaacacattcattctgttggggaatctgctgcacttcatcttcgtcagaaccttcttctgactcggtttatacatgtacggctgtattccttatttaaatccattgttgatagctttatcaaagactttggctttatttaccagcagtaaacgtagtttcactttgctctagcttcagaccggtggattgagccaatcaactttcaggacatatcggccaatagaccaatcagcgcgcatctcatttgaatattcatgaacttgctaagtgggcgggaaaaacaaactgtttcattgcaaggcttatttatgaccttgtattaggcgatctagcagtgctcctggggcgttttcagccccacaaatttacatatgacattatttaggctcaaagatcaatttgtaatggtcaaaaaatgcgttctatgactcctttaacacTGTGATACATGTATAGAACTACTGTCTACCTGATGAGATGACATTCTATTGATGCTTTTTCTCTTCACTAGCAATGGATCAATTATCCATATGATGGACATTACTGTGACTGCAAACGGCACATTTCCCAATGAAACGCAGATTATTGCCACTTTGATGAGAGCTGTTCAGAGTGGAAATGTGTCACTCCCCATCATCTCCATCAATGGCACAGGTTAGCATGTGCTTACTGTATATTGGATGTATGGAACTCCTCAAAGGGAAAGACTTGATGCATATTAAGGATATTAAAACCATGatgattatgataataataataataataataaaataataataataataataataataataataataataatgagtgTTTCGTATTCCTCACAATACACCAACATACCTTCAATAACTATATTTTAAATAGCTTTTACCGCCTTTTAATTTGTTGACTTCACACATGCATCTATATTAATTCCAACtttcctctctatctttctccttatcacacacacacacacacatgcagcgcTGTCAGCAGGTGAAATCAGCAGCAAGATTAACTTCCTGAGTGCCTGTGGGCTCACCATCATATCCCtccttgtggttcagctctggtAGGCTTGGAGAACGCGTTGACCTTTGACTTTGTGCACACAGAGCCTACTGTCATCACAAAGAGGTGACCTTCCACCAACCCTTATTGTATTACTCCACTTTTATAATGACCATCTGACCTAAGTCACACAAACAGCAAGATCAAACTAATCTCTCATATTCTGCACTTGGATCTTTTACTTTGTGACTGTTGCTATGGGAAATGGCATACAATTGTGAGATGTCCAAATGAATCTTGTTGCACTAACCACTCTGAATGTTTTAATCTTTTGGATTAGGTATTGGTTGTGATGAAAGAAGAAAGAGCAAAAAGATGTATAACTGCACTGACTTGAGTCAGTGATCGtaagtgtactgtaagtgtcttGTCAAAAATTAGAGGAATGAAAGATTTCTaatgtcaaataaaaaaacGAAATATAGTATCATGTGGGAGAAAAGCAGATGTAGAACAGTCTGTATGTAGTTTTGTACTGTGGTTCATTTTCACTCATTACATGTCCTCAATTTATTTAACATGTTTCTTTGATGATGCACTTTTTTTTAACTTAGCTCAGGAGACccaattgtgtgtttgttatagAGGAAATATACTATCCTGCTAATAAATGCAAATAAAGTAACAAAATTGAGAAATTAATGACTGATGAGTTAATGACTTCATATTGTAGGTTACaaatgtaactatggatctgtgagaccgagggatgaccgtcactatcctTGTCGCTCGGACCATCCTGAGGGGTTCAGGGataggagactgacccgggagcattctctgctatttattaacgcaggtagttctgcttccggaggtcatggacatgtctattttgacatatggtctcggtgataggcagaccgaaggtgatcattcctttttagaccgtagtgaccgTCAGCGTTAGGTCGAAACAGATACTACAATCATGGCCATAGCTACCATAGAGGACACAAACAGCCAACAAGACAATTATCCTTGTGATGGATATGATCTCATGGCCCAAACAAGACCTATTGTCTAAATCAACTAGCCTATTGGTCAGTAATTCTGggatttgttgtttttaaaaaaaaaaaagccaattcAAGAGACAGGTGATAGAAATCAGGCATTTGAGGAGAACTAGGAGAAAAGATaggaaagtgagtgagtgagtgggagcaAAGATAGTTAAGGGCGGAGCCAAAATACTTCataagccacttcctggaacccgaatcacAAGGGAGCAGGGAACCCATGAATACATCAAGGACACCAAAGATAGTTAAGGGCGAAGcaagatagcctactttgtcTAGTTCATGTCTATGCGCGCAGAATGGGGATAgtttcctctgcataaagaggcgtgtcacagacctctgaagttcgcctacaaaaagctaccatctttgcccatctatgggaaaataacatggggattttcaattactGCTCTcgtggggatgatgacattggtaTGCAgacagctacagctacagcgtttatacgtcctccctcgctcctcgggcctcgatcctcactgatctacataaagaatgataggggggaaacaatgggatagtctatccagtgttagttatagatcagtggaaacacccctcgaggatcgaggaggcatgttgagaggcacccatggacatttaacaaacatttcaaacacTCACGAGTTGCATTTTACTTCCTGGTCTGGGGACTGAGAAAAGACCAGACGGAAAGTCGCGAGGGacatttcaagtgtgcaaagtGTGACCTCGTCAACTAGCAGAGGTCAAGTGTACAAGACAATGGGGGTGTTTGGGggttttataaatatatatactatGTACTGGCGTAGCGAATATTGTAAGCTGATTACATTGTGAGCCTTGTAGCATGGACAATGTTGGTGGGTGTTTCTATTGAGTATGTCTCTTTTGTTAGctaattgattaattgtttGCAATGGTTCAGGCCAGGTATTTAAAGTCGCTGGGGGgagtagggcagtcagaggtaGAATGGTCTGAGGTGAGCCACAGTGCACCTGCGTGGCCTAACACTCTGCATGCTTGAACCCTATATCCCATGATTGAAGAGGATTTGGTGAAGTTATGTTTGCTATATTTTTGAGAGTTAATAATTGATTTGGAACTATTgtttggaggttttttttttttttttttttttccaatttctCCTTGGGCATGCTACCTGCTAGTAAGGTGAAAATAAATCGCTGCATTCTTCATAACCTTCTTCATTCCATCATCGACAAAGCCATCCCGATCACACTACcgcagagctaacttacaatgcaacttgccataacGAGGAActtcaattaactcccagaTCTCCTtacatgggcaaagatggcagctttggatcctttttgaaggcaaacttcagaggtctattgacgtattcatgggtttattttggaacatcatcaattcatcaggtccctttccacaggtgtataacaTCAAGCAGCTTGATCATCTATGCAATTGCTGTCagttgcttgattaatacacctgtgggaaGGGTCCAGATCAGAGCGGTAGAtataacagagtggcgacactcccatagacctccagagGAAACAATGGCGGACGTTTTTTCAGGCTACTTCCGCGTTATGGAGAGCTCAACAGTTCTTAACAGTGACATTCGCGGAGTTtgcctcattcacttccattggtgTCTGCCTAACTTTGTCAGCGGTAAGTAAACGAAAGCACGACCTTTTTAAAAATTGTTATATATTTCCCATATCAACTGTACCAGTATGTACTCGTAGTGTTATTcgagttgtttgtgctgctcgtTTAACTGTTATTTTTGTATCTTAGTTATGACCGAAACTTCAGAGCATAATGTTACGTTAGCCTACAAAGCTAACCTTAGACGTGGAGGGAGGCTAGTCTAAATGTAATGTTCCTATGTCAATAAGGAATGTCAGACATATCACACTTGGTTACGCTACTGTAGTAGAGCAACGTTAGATAATATATGGGGTTATCAAGGAGTTTGTATGCCATTTATAATCCTATTTGCTGAACCTGATGgcgttagctaatgttagctagtcaGCTCACGCACATTCAAAATGCAATGAAGGGGGAACAGTACGTGATCTTAATGCATGCAATGGCATCAGATGTGCTCGTTATCAACGAGTTTGTGATTAAGTTGTTCTTCAGATGAACAGTGGAACTAATTAATGGGATGACATTTCATTTAGACCTGatctagcttgttagcttgctagATGGAATGTTTCATGGCACTATGAAGTGAACCTGAAGCTAAACTTGTGATCAGAGAGCATGATATGAACTCGGGTACATCTCTTCACAACAGAAATTTCAGTTATGAACTTCAGGCCAGGGCAGGGAGCTGTAGAAGCAAAAACTGTACTACACTCTCCTGCCGTGTGTCACTTGTTCACTGTCCAGTCCTGCCCTAGTGCCACTACTGTTCCAACTCGGGAGTCGGGACAGTGGCACGAGACTAGAGCTTGGGATAGGGGCGCGTCGCGCGTGTACAGTGCAGTACTTCTTTTTGTCTCAACTGCTGTTGGATGTCAGGTTGCAGTCAATATTATTCTACATTGAATGTACATTTCTGAGGTCTATATCACCACAGCAGGTCGATGTATTTGATGGAATAATTTTGATTGCAATGACTATCTTGCAGATGCTGAAAGTGACGTGACAAGACATTGTCTTCAATTAAGTGGTCCTTGTAAGTATaataattttctttctttttttaccttCTATGGATAACTGAAAAGTGTAGGTTAATGATGCTCTAAGGGCAGAATTAGGTCCATCCATAGAATAAGAACAATGTTTGCAATGACGTAgcctagtctagttagctgtagtgggtatactgtaatcaatcccaaatgttaatattttaagtgggtagAGATGGTAATGCTTGTAAGTGGGtatactatctctctctgtagcagTGCCACTGCTTTGGTTGACACCATAAGGGATTCGGTCGTCCTTGCCGGACCAACTGCTCCACTTTACTGATGATATTGAAGGCCTCCTGCAATGGACAGTAAAGGGTACCTCTCTTAAATTCCTTCAGTTGTAGCAGTACACTACATTTGCTGTCAGCACAGTCATTGTTGTCTGTACAGCATGCTGGCATTCCTCACAAAGTCAGTTACTGATTACCCTCAGTATTGTTCTTATtacaataagaaaagtctccttgtgttgatgaatgcaaTGGCTAAAGTGCAGTGATTTCTTATAgcctgtcagctttttattctCAAAATAACTATGAAAGATATTGTTGGGAATCATTGGTGTTATAAAAGTTATAAGGTGTGGCACCCCCAACCAACCTTGAAGGGGTCGGCCGTGTATGGGTATGTAAAACTCTTGCtggccttttgcttttgtttatgctaATACCTTGATGTGGTATCTGTGAATGTATTGTACCAAGTATACACTGACTTTTAcctgctctctccattttccactGTGCCTGTTCTTGCCTAGGACCAAGGATGCAGAGGACAAGACGGGTGTGTAGTATTGACTGAAATTATCAGAGAAGGTCATTTTTTATGGTTTAGGTCCAAACGAAGGGACCCTTCCAACCTCGGCATCTCCAACACCTCCTGTCACACCTCCAGCCAAATGTGCTACATCTTCCTCAGTTAACCTTCTTGTAGGTGTGCATGTCCAGCATCCTTTGCACATTAATGTCTTTAGTTGTTCACACACGGTACGGTTGTTCAGATTTGggaatctgaaatgtttttcagaatgtctttgaaaatataaatgggtgTTAACCCTCCTTTTTATATTGCAGTCTCACCATATCTCCCTTAcgccttttctgtgtgtattcctgttctTGATGTTGTTAAAACACACTTGTTCCacacattgaaaatgtaataaacaaatgtattaaaaactcaaaatgtatcagtcaTCCTTTTTATGCTGTTCTAAGTGCTTTCTTGAAAGAGATGATTGCTTATTGAGTTACAATGTTATCGAAACAGTGGGTGTCCTGAACGAACTGTTGAACAAACTTAACTTTAACATACACACTTTTAACATTTTGGCTGTTATTTATCGTTCTTTGTTAATGTATTTTTATATGTTTATGGCTTAATCTGAAAATATTACTAAGGCTGTGTGGTGGCCATATTTAGGCTAttccttaaaataaacaaattaatagaTTGACTGCATTGATCTAACTTTTAACGTATAACCTGTTACTGGTTgccatatattatttgctaGATGTTCATGGCTTACTCCTAAAATTGTGAAGGCTgtgggtgtgtaggcctatatagttaGGGTGGCCACCTTcatctcatcaaaataactgGAGAGGACACTGAACATCTCAAATACCCACGGTaaaatttgatacaaaatacatacatttcaacAATGTAAGTTTATTATGCATGACGACAAACAGGCAAATCACGGAACCAGGAATGGAGCTGATGCCGAGAGGTAGGCTAAATGGCAGTGTCAGCTACCACAGAATAGATATTTCAGAACGATGTTTGCAGTGCAAACTTGCGATATGTCATGGGCACTAATGTAAACATGCTAACCCACGTTATAGCACTTCAAATTGAACTCGTGTTTGGTTTGTTTCGATGTTTCCCGTGATCATTGCTGTCTGTCCCATAGAAATAACATGGCAGCGCCAGGGCTGTTAAGAACTGTTGTAGCGTACATGAACCACGTGACGGCGCGGCGGCGacttcaaagagtgtcgcaactctctctatctatggctctggtccagatgaattgatgatgttcca belongs to Sardina pilchardus chromosome 16, fSarPil1.1, whole genome shotgun sequence and includes:
- the LOC134060575 gene encoding mucin-2-like — translated: MWQKATIVYVLILAIAQSASTTTTTGATTETGATQPTTTGGTQSTTTGGTQSTTTGETQSTMNGGTQSTTTGATQSTATGGTQSTTTGATQSTTTGETESTATGETQTTPAPTPTATLSATTGATQSATTGATQSTITGGTQSTTTAGTQSAMNGGSQSTTTTAAESTETGATQSTSTGETESTATGETQTTPAPTPTATLSATTGATQSATTGATQSTTTGGTQSTTTAGTQSAMNGGSQSTTTTAAESTETGATQSTTTGGTQSTMTRETQSTTTGATQSTATGGTQSTTTGAIQSTTTGATQSTSTGATQSAMTGGTQSSTTTAAESTETGATQSTTPGGTQSTMTGETQSTTTEETQSTTTGATQSTTTGTMTEVTQEATSTVPAEVAPTTTNTPAPSTPTTTTMPTTTTAPITTTAPTTTTMPTTTIAPTTTIAPTTTIAPTTTTMPITTAPTTRSAPTTTTATTTTTPATTQPPRPAPVIELEVVLVIVFQQALTDPQSTAFQTQAMIVENACNLIYRRRFGIFFEECIVRGFRLVSRNRMDNVETDVDLVFDTDSTEPLPSNADVVETLRTAINDSNSGFNLTVLPGSISVTSAPRSRSTPQFGTNETFTADLSNSSSDAFRARSTLIKAELEPFFLQDFESDFIRLTPTSFSNGSIIHMMDITVTANGTFPNETQIIATLMRAVQSGNVSLPIISINGTALSAGEISSKINFLSACGLTIISLLVVQLW